From Pelotomaculum schinkii, one genomic window encodes:
- the trpC gene encoding indole-3-glycerol phosphate synthase TrpC, which yields MILEQIVAHKKKELVERKQVMPLAFLETRLPDSPPARNFTAALRRPGRVAIIAEAKKASPSKGILRQSYNPVELAVQYQGAGAAAVSILTEEKFFLGHPSHLAMVREAVHLPLLRKDFIIDPYQIYESLILGADAVLLIASILTDEELAQLKALAEGMGMSCLVEVHTEEELDRALAAGAEMIGINNRDLKIFKTDLTHTFRLAELIDRENITVVSESGIKDHNDILRLLESGIHAALVGEALSANPFPGRALLKLAGPGLRKNTGEQDYENN from the coding sequence ATGATCCTTGAGCAGATTGTAGCTCATAAGAAAAAGGAACTGGTTGAACGCAAACAGGTCATGCCCCTCGCCTTCTTGGAGACCCGGCTGCCGGATAGTCCACCTGCTCGTAATTTTACCGCCGCACTGCGCCGGCCTGGCCGGGTGGCCATTATCGCTGAGGCCAAAAAAGCCTCACCATCCAAAGGGATTTTACGTCAATCCTATAATCCTGTGGAGCTTGCGGTTCAATACCAGGGAGCCGGCGCAGCCGCGGTATCGATACTGACCGAGGAAAAATTCTTCCTCGGTCACCCTTCCCACCTGGCCATGGTACGAGAGGCGGTCCACCTGCCGCTCCTGCGCAAGGACTTTATCATCGACCCCTACCAGATTTATGAATCCTTAATTTTAGGGGCCGATGCAGTGCTTCTGATTGCTTCTATCCTTACGGATGAAGAACTGGCTCAATTAAAAGCACTTGCCGAAGGAATGGGCATGTCCTGCCTGGTGGAAGTTCACACGGAAGAGGAACTGGACCGCGCTCTTGCCGCGGGAGCTGAAATGATTGGTATCAATAACCGTGACTTGAAAATTTTTAAAACCGACCTGACCCATACCTTCAGGCTGGCGGAGTTGATTGACAGGGAAAATATCACGGTTGTGTCGGAGAGCGGGATAAAGGACCATAACGATATCCTGCGGCTTTTGGAGTCGGGCATACACGCAGCCCTGGTGGGTGAAGCCCTGTCGGCTAACCCTTTCCCAGGCCGCGCTTTATTAAAACTGGCCGGACCCGGCTTAAGGAAAAATACAGGTGAGCAAGATTATGAAAACAATTAA
- the trpD gene encoding anthranilate phosphoribosyltransferase, whose product MIKEAIRKVVCGQHLTEGEAAAVMEKIMAGETSSAQIASLLTAMSLKGETVEEITGFARVMRQKAEPVKSDYPVLVDTCGTGGDGSGTFNISTTAAFVVAGAGLPVAKHGNRSVSSRSGSADALEELGVRVDLAREAVEACLREVGIAFLFAPSLHHSMKYAAGPRREIGIRTVFNILGPLTNPAGAGAQVLGVYNPPLAETLARVLARLGSVRAFVVHGAGGLDEVSLAGPSVLCEVKEGSVRKGTLDPARFGFKYAPVSALAGGTPSENAMVTLSILEGEKGPRRDVVLINAALGLVAGGAAGGIAEALKMAACSIDSGAALGKLQKLVDFTRRCAPSQAVVQ is encoded by the coding sequence GTGATTAAAGAAGCAATTAGAAAGGTCGTTTGCGGTCAGCACCTTACAGAAGGAGAGGCTGCCGCAGTTATGGAGAAAATTATGGCGGGGGAAACGAGCTCCGCGCAGATCGCCTCATTGCTGACGGCGATGAGCCTGAAGGGTGAGACTGTGGAGGAAATTACCGGTTTTGCACGGGTGATGAGGCAGAAAGCAGAGCCGGTCAAATCGGACTACCCGGTCCTGGTTGACACCTGCGGAACCGGGGGAGACGGTTCAGGGACCTTCAATATTTCCACCACTGCTGCCTTTGTGGTGGCGGGAGCCGGCTTACCCGTCGCCAAGCATGGAAACCGGTCTGTTTCAAGCCGCAGTGGCAGCGCTGACGCACTGGAGGAACTTGGGGTAAGGGTTGACCTCGCACGGGAAGCTGTGGAGGCCTGCCTGCGTGAGGTTGGCATAGCCTTTCTGTTTGCGCCGTCCCTGCACCACTCTATGAAATACGCCGCAGGCCCGCGCCGTGAGATCGGTATCCGCACCGTCTTTAATATTCTGGGGCCCCTCACCAACCCGGCCGGGGCCGGGGCGCAGGTTTTGGGTGTCTACAACCCGCCGCTTGCGGAGACGCTGGCCAGAGTGCTGGCCAGGCTCGGCTCGGTCCGGGCCTTCGTGGTGCACGGGGCAGGAGGTCTTGACGAGGTTTCCCTGGCCGGTCCTTCCGTCCTCTGTGAAGTTAAAGAAGGTTCTGTCCGTAAGGGCACCCTGGACCCGGCACGCTTTGGTTTTAAATACGCGCCTGTTTCCGCCCTGGCGGGGGGGACACCAAGTGAGAACGCCATGGTTACCCTGTCCATCCTGGAAGGGGAGAAAGGGCCGCGTCGTGATGTAGTCCTCATTAATGCCGCCCTGGGGTTAGTTGCCGGGGGAGCTGCCGGTGGTATTGCAGAAGCCCTGAAAATGGCTGCCTGCAGCATCGATAGCGGCGCTGCCCTGGGTAAACTCCAGAAACTGGTCGATTTTACCCGGCGCTGTGCGCCTTCCCAGGCGGTGGTTCAATGA
- the pabA gene encoding aminodeoxychorismate/anthranilate synthase component II, whose amino-acid sequence MVLMIDNYDSFTYNLVQYLGELGQEVRVYRNDTITCEEIEELKPQHLVISPGPCTPNEAGVSMEVIRRFAGVVPILGVCLGHQAIGQCFGGRVVRSERLMHGKTSPIHHDGRTIFRQIPKPFTATRYHSLLVERESIPDCLEITAYTMEGEVMGLRHRSCTVEGVQFHPESILSEHGHRLLQNFLALAY is encoded by the coding sequence GTGGTGCTGATGATTGACAATTATGATTCATTTACTTACAACCTGGTCCAGTATCTGGGTGAGCTGGGCCAGGAGGTCCGGGTGTACCGCAATGACACGATTACCTGCGAAGAAATTGAGGAACTCAAACCGCAGCACCTGGTAATATCCCCCGGTCCCTGCACTCCAAACGAGGCGGGTGTATCCATGGAGGTAATCAGGCGCTTTGCAGGCGTAGTACCCATCCTGGGTGTTTGTCTCGGGCACCAGGCCATTGGGCAGTGCTTCGGCGGCAGGGTAGTGCGGTCGGAGAGATTGATGCACGGTAAGACCTCCCCGATTCACCACGACGGCCGGACAATTTTCCGCCAGATTCCAAAGCCGTTTACCGCCACCCGCTATCATTCGCTCCTGGTCGAGCGGGAAAGCATCCCCGATTGCCTGGAGATAACAGCTTATACCATGGAAGGCGAGGTGATGGGTCTCCGGCACCGCAGCTGTACGGTGGAGGGAGTGCAGTTCCACCCGGAATCTATACTTAGCGAGCACGGCCACCGCCTGCTGCAGAACTTCCTGGCACTAGCCTATTAA
- the trpE gene encoding anthranilate synthase component I — protein sequence MSSPGKGEYLSLSKRYDLIPVSQVINADLDTPISVYKKVSPQGPAYLLESVEGGENLARHSFIGCDPFLLFSSRGETSFITAAGQQEALQGSPLENLARIISKYRVYPAPGLPRFSGGAVGYLSYDAVRFMERVNLPRCGAPDLPDCSFIFAGTVLIFDHVSRSLTIVINSRPGNCPDHAYDEAERRIAEVARAICGRLAAKDGAGKPSAGFGPVESNITAAEFKAGVARAKEYIKAGDVLQVVLSRRLSMPFHGDSFKVYRRLRSLNPSPYLYYLDFGDAKIIGSSPEMLVRLDGGTVETCPIAGTRPRGDGPEADQRLAKDLLEDAKERAEHLMLVDLGRNDLGKVSETGSVRVSRLMEVEKFSHVMHLVSHVTGRIAPGLNVFDALKACFPAGTVTGAPKVRAMEIISELEPEARGIYAGAIGYFGFSGNLDTAIAIRTVVIHNGCAYVQAGAGIVADSDPEMEYRETQNKAMALIKTLEEVGQCGADD from the coding sequence TTGAGTTCACCGGGCAAAGGAGAATACCTGTCATTAAGTAAGCGCTACGATCTGATTCCGGTCAGTCAAGTAATCAACGCCGATTTGGACACACCTATCAGTGTCTACAAAAAAGTATCACCACAAGGCCCGGCCTACCTCCTGGAAAGCGTCGAAGGTGGAGAGAACCTGGCCCGGCACTCCTTTATCGGCTGTGACCCTTTTTTACTCTTTTCCTCCCGTGGAGAAACATCGTTTATTACCGCAGCAGGGCAGCAGGAAGCCTTACAGGGCTCCCCGCTGGAAAATTTGGCCCGGATTATTTCCAAGTACCGGGTTTACCCGGCGCCCGGACTGCCCCGTTTTTCCGGAGGCGCGGTGGGTTATCTCAGCTATGACGCAGTCCGTTTTATGGAAAGAGTCAATTTGCCTCGCTGTGGGGCGCCGGATCTGCCGGACTGCAGCTTTATCTTCGCTGGTACGGTGTTGATTTTTGACCACGTCAGCAGGTCCTTGACCATCGTTATTAACAGCCGGCCCGGCAATTGCCCTGATCATGCCTACGACGAGGCTGAACGGCGGATTGCGGAAGTGGCCAGGGCAATTTGTGGCAGACTGGCCGCAAAGGATGGGGCTGGCAAACCTTCCGCCGGTTTTGGTCCGGTCGAGTCCAATATTACAGCTGCAGAGTTTAAGGCTGGTGTGGCGCGGGCCAAAGAGTACATAAAGGCGGGGGATGTTCTGCAGGTGGTACTGTCGCGAAGACTTAGCATGCCTTTTCATGGTGATTCATTTAAAGTCTACCGTAGATTGCGGTCTCTGAATCCCTCTCCGTACCTGTATTATCTGGATTTTGGCGACGCCAAGATAATCGGGTCTTCACCTGAGATGCTGGTACGGCTGGATGGCGGTACGGTGGAGACCTGTCCAATTGCCGGCACCCGTCCGCGCGGGGATGGGCCTGAGGCCGACCAGCGCCTGGCCAAAGACCTTCTGGAAGACGCCAAAGAAAGGGCCGAGCACCTGATGCTGGTAGACCTGGGCCGCAATGACCTGGGCAAAGTGTCTGAAACAGGCAGTGTAAGAGTGTCCCGTTTGATGGAAGTAGAAAAATTTTCGCATGTGATGCACCTGGTATCCCATGTCACGGGCCGTATAGCTCCAGGCTTAAATGTCTTTGACGCACTCAAAGCATGTTTCCCCGCCGGCACGGTCACTGGAGCCCCCAAGGTGCGGGCTATGGAAATAATTTCCGAGCTGGAGCCGGAGGCGCGGGGAATATATGCCGGAGCAATCGGCTATTTCGGTTTTTCAGGCAACCTGGATACGGCCATTGCCATAAGGACGGTAGTTATCCATAATGGCTGCGCCTATGTTCAGGCCGGAGCCGGGATTGTCGCCGATTCCGACCCCGAAATGGAATACCGGGAAACCCAAAACAAAGCTATGGCGCTGATTAAAACACTGGAGGAGGTCGGACAGTGTGGTGCTGATGATTGA
- a CDS encoding HutP family protein produces the protein MALYGSRKVARVAIEMALTESREEEKTLKQRFAMEGIKTAAVDYGGDFIASVNKMIERAVVAAKREGVIKEVHADEGAIAGAAHEAITQIMTKSIGFNVGGKIGIARQGDHISVAVFFGVGLLHMDDVAIGLGHRAVQS, from the coding sequence ATGGCCCTTTACGGAAGCAGGAAAGTAGCGCGAGTGGCAATTGAAATGGCGTTAACCGAGAGCAGGGAAGAAGAAAAGACATTAAAGCAGCGCTTTGCCATGGAAGGGATTAAGACGGCCGCCGTTGATTATGGTGGAGATTTTATTGCTTCGGTAAACAAAATGATTGAGCGCGCTGTAGTTGCGGCAAAGCGGGAAGGCGTGATCAAGGAAGTGCACGCCGACGAAGGCGCCATTGCCGGGGCTGCCCACGAAGCTATCACGCAAATTATGACAAAGTCCATTGGTTTTAACGTTGGGGGAAAAATCGGGATAGCCAGGCAGGGTGACCATATCAGTGTAGCCGTATTCTTTGGTGTTGGCCTCCTGCATATGGATGATGTAGCTATCGGTTTGGGCCACAGGGCAGTACAATCTTAA
- a CDS encoding pseudouridine synthase: protein MERIQKVMARAGVASRRHCEAMIAAGMVKINGRVVTEPGTKVDPDKDKIQVGGETLRLSSQKYYLLMYKPRGYITTMSDEKGRKQVTDLLKGITARVYPVGRLDYDSEGLLLMTNDGELTFALTHPSHLVPKTYLVRVEGVPAKEQLEQMSAGLNLEDGLTAPAKVRLVGQHDGNALVEVTIREGRNRQIRRMFDHIGYRVLRLKRSKLGNLGLETMRPGEYRHLSELEVKQLKALAGLKPGTGKQ, encoded by the coding sequence ATGGAACGCATACAAAAAGTGATGGCGCGTGCCGGGGTTGCCTCCAGGCGGCACTGCGAGGCTATGATTGCAGCCGGGATGGTAAAAATCAATGGCCGGGTCGTAACCGAACCGGGTACCAAGGTTGACCCGGACAAGGATAAAATCCAGGTAGGCGGCGAGACCCTGCGTCTGTCGTCACAAAAATATTATCTCTTGATGTACAAGCCTCGCGGGTATATCACAACCATGAGCGATGAGAAAGGCCGCAAACAGGTAACCGACTTGCTTAAAGGAATCACTGCCAGGGTTTATCCCGTCGGCAGGCTGGACTACGATAGTGAAGGCCTGCTCTTGATGACCAATGATGGAGAACTTACTTTCGCGCTGACTCATCCCAGTCACCTCGTCCCGAAGACCTACCTGGTGCGGGTAGAAGGCGTTCCTGCCAAGGAACAGTTGGAACAGATGTCCGCAGGACTCAACCTGGAGGACGGCCTGACCGCGCCCGCCAAAGTCAGGCTGGTTGGCCAGCATGACGGTAACGCGCTGGTGGAGGTGACCATCCGGGAAGGCCGCAATCGCCAGATCAGGCGCATGTTTGATCATATTGGGTACCGGGTGTTACGGTTAAAACGGAGCAAGCTTGGAAACCTCGGCCTGGAGACAATGCGACCGGGGGAGTACCGGCACCTGAGTGAGCTGGAAGTGAAGCAGTTGAAAGCGCTGGCCGGGTTGAAGCCTGGCACAGGCAAGCAGTAA
- a CDS encoding spore maturation protein — protein MFEFISELSRWAIPVILLVVPLVAVLRGVKVYETFVEGAEAGFATAVKTIPYLVAMMVAISIFRASGAMEVLVASLSPLLGFVGLPAEVLPHAIMRPLSGGAALGIASDIVKTYGPDSFLGRLVSTMQGSCDTTFYVLTLYFGSVGIRKYRYSVLLGLVADFTTLVASVFIVSTLF, from the coding sequence TTGTTTGAGTTTATTTCGGAGCTGTCCCGCTGGGCCATACCGGTTATTCTACTGGTGGTTCCCCTGGTGGCGGTGCTTCGTGGGGTCAAGGTCTACGAAACATTTGTGGAAGGGGCCGAGGCTGGTTTTGCAACCGCTGTTAAAACCATTCCCTACCTGGTGGCTATGATGGTCGCCATCAGTATTTTCCGGGCTTCTGGAGCAATGGAAGTGCTGGTCGCGTCTCTCTCGCCCTTGCTTGGCTTTGTCGGTCTGCCGGCGGAGGTCTTGCCCCACGCGATCATGCGTCCTCTCTCCGGTGGAGCCGCCCTTGGCATTGCCTCGGATATTGTCAAAACCTACGGCCCGGACAGCTTCCTGGGGCGGCTGGTCTCCACCATGCAGGGCAGCTGCGATACTACCTTCTACGTCCTCACATTATATTTTGGATCGGTTGGTATCAGAAAATATCGTTACTCGGTGCTCCTGGGACTGGTAGCGGACTTTACCACCCTGGTTGCCTCGGTTTTTATCGTCAGTACCTTGTTTTGA
- a CDS encoding nucleoside recognition domain-containing protein, with amino-acid sequence MVNFVWLAMVVFGIVVAGINGNIEVVTKAAFDGANNAVKISISLIAIITFWLGIMKLAEEAGLVRALAWLVRPVMRFLFPSVPREHPAMGAIVMNLSANILGLGNAATPMGLIAMRELQTLNHSKDTASDSMCTFLALNTSCVTLIPTTIIGIRLLYGSSDPTDIVGPTIIATAFSMLVAILVDRLLRLFYSGKRR; translated from the coding sequence GTGGTCAACTTTGTCTGGCTGGCGATGGTTGTGTTCGGCATTGTTGTGGCCGGGATCAACGGAAATATCGAGGTTGTAACGAAGGCTGCCTTTGACGGCGCTAATAATGCGGTAAAAATATCCATCAGCCTGATTGCTATTATCACCTTCTGGCTCGGTATCATGAAGCTGGCCGAAGAGGCTGGACTGGTACGCGCGCTGGCGTGGCTGGTGCGCCCGGTAATGCGTTTTCTTTTCCCCAGTGTGCCCAGGGAACACCCGGCCATGGGCGCTATTGTTATGAACCTCAGCGCCAATATCCTGGGACTGGGGAACGCTGCAACACCCATGGGACTGATTGCCATGCGGGAACTACAGACACTGAACCACTCCAAAGACACTGCTTCGGACTCCATGTGTACCTTTCTTGCTCTTAATACCTCCTGTGTCACCCTGATCCCGACCACTATTATCGGTATCCGCCTGCTATACGGTTCCAGCGACCCCACTGATATCGTAGGGCCAACCATCATAGCGACCGCCTTCAGCATGTTGGTAGCTATATTGGTGGACCGGCTGCTAAGGTTGTTTTATTCGGGCAAAAGGAGGTAA
- a CDS encoding FAD-dependent oxidoreductase: MTVVIVGGGWAGCSAAYAAAVAGAETVIIEKTDMLLGTGLVGGIMRNNGRLTAMEEMRELGAGDFLKLIEQSATHLNVDFPGHRHAMLYDVTRIEPSIRMALRTAGVRLKLQKRMSGVTNNNGFITGIDTADGDHIEGAVFIDCTGTAGPAQYCTRYGSGCAMCILRCPTFGPRISLTAKAGISEITAGEGFPQFEAMSGSCKLEKKSISPVLVAKLEQTGVLIIPLPETLRAKARLDRKACQQYSLPEFADNLVFLDTGHAKLMASYFPLEILRTLEGLEDARYADPYSGGMGNSVRFMAMAPCDDSLAVSGSLNLFCAGEKTGLLVGHTEAIVTGFLAGHNAVRMLAGRELLVLPSELACGDIISFMHREMKTSKGMSKKYTFSGSVYFQRMQERGLYTTDMAQIRERVGKTGLAGSFNRRIM; this comes from the coding sequence ATGACTGTTGTTATTGTCGGGGGCGGTTGGGCCGGGTGTTCTGCCGCTTATGCCGCAGCTGTGGCCGGAGCTGAAACGGTAATTATTGAAAAAACTGATATGCTCCTGGGCACCGGCCTGGTAGGCGGTATTATGCGCAACAACGGCCGCCTCACGGCTATGGAAGAAATGCGGGAACTCGGCGCCGGGGATTTCCTTAAGCTCATTGAGCAGTCTGCCACCCATCTGAACGTTGATTTCCCGGGGCATCGCCATGCCATGCTGTACGACGTAACCAGAATAGAGCCATCGATCAGAATGGCGCTTCGAACAGCAGGGGTTCGCTTAAAGCTGCAGAAAAGGATGTCCGGTGTTACAAATAACAATGGTTTTATTACCGGGATTGATACGGCCGACGGTGATCACATCGAGGGGGCTGTCTTTATTGACTGTACCGGTACGGCCGGACCGGCACAATACTGCACCCGGTATGGTTCTGGTTGCGCCATGTGCATACTGCGCTGTCCCACCTTCGGACCACGTATTAGCCTTACAGCCAAAGCCGGTATTAGCGAAATAACGGCCGGGGAGGGTTTCCCCCAGTTTGAGGCCATGAGCGGGTCCTGCAAGCTTGAAAAAAAGTCCATATCACCTGTCCTGGTGGCAAAGCTGGAGCAAACTGGGGTGCTGATCATTCCCCTTCCTGAAACCCTCCGCGCCAAAGCCAGGCTGGACCGCAAGGCCTGTCAGCAGTACTCCCTGCCTGAGTTTGCGGATAACCTGGTGTTCCTTGACACCGGCCACGCCAAGTTAATGGCCTCTTATTTTCCGCTGGAAATACTCCGCACCCTGGAAGGCTTAGAGGATGCCCGCTATGCCGATCCCTATTCAGGCGGGATGGGAAATTCAGTCCGTTTTATGGCGATGGCGCCATGCGATGACAGCCTTGCTGTTTCAGGCTCGCTAAACCTGTTTTGCGCCGGGGAGAAGACAGGCCTATTGGTTGGTCATACTGAGGCTATCGTAACCGGCTTTCTGGCCGGCCACAATGCGGTAAGGATGCTGGCCGGGCGCGAACTGCTCGTGCTGCCGTCCGAACTGGCCTGCGGCGATATTATTTCCTTTATGCACAGGGAAATGAAAACCTCTAAAGGGATGAGCAAGAAATATACTTTTTCCGGTTCAGTATACTTCCAGAGGATGCAGGAGCGGGGACTCTATACTACCGACATGGCGCAAATCCGTGAACGGGTCGGCAAAACCGGGCTGGCAGGGAGCTTCAATCGCAGGATCATGTGA
- a CDS encoding SpoVR family protein translates to MSCLEVAMEKISAKAREFGLDFYDIFFEICPADIIYTFGAYGMPTRFSHWTFGKAYHKMKTQYDYNLGRIYEMVINSDPCYAFLLEGNSLIQNKLIMAHVIAHCDFFKNNIYFKNTSTAMVESMAAAANRFREYEFKYGKAKVESFIDAAIAIQEHVEPRRMIRKNSKKDEASKHDCRHKKPETPYDDLWSLDDKDTFKCDTCDHPRKFPTEPEKDLMLFITQNSKELEDWQRDIMSVIRQEMLYFWPQMETKIMNEGWASYWHLRIMREIELDEAETIELAKMHSGIVQTSRTHLNPYTLGLKIFEDIEKRWENPTEEEKEKYGRPGGEGKQKIFEVRAMENDISFLRNYLTKELVDDLDLYLFKKMGYDWKISQKEWEKVRDGLVINLTNCSFPHIVVQDGDFNKKGELYLKHYFEGVELDVFYLEKTLPHVYTLWGKTVHLETRLDNKPVLFSYNGEKGSKKFL, encoded by the coding sequence ATGAGCTGCCTGGAAGTGGCCATGGAAAAGATTTCGGCAAAGGCCAGGGAATTTGGTCTTGATTTTTATGATATTTTTTTTGAAATTTGCCCGGCTGATATTATCTATACTTTTGGCGCTTACGGCATGCCCACCCGCTTTTCTCACTGGACCTTCGGCAAGGCCTACCACAAAATGAAGACACAGTACGATTATAATCTGGGCCGTATTTATGAGATGGTAATTAATTCCGATCCTTGTTACGCTTTTTTGCTGGAGGGGAACAGCCTGATCCAGAACAAGTTGATCATGGCGCACGTCATTGCCCACTGTGATTTTTTTAAGAACAATATTTATTTCAAAAATACTTCCACGGCTATGGTTGAATCCATGGCTGCGGCCGCCAACCGCTTCCGGGAATACGAGTTCAAGTATGGCAAAGCCAAAGTAGAGTCTTTTATCGACGCGGCGATTGCAATTCAGGAACATGTGGAGCCAAGACGGATGATCAGAAAAAACTCAAAAAAGGACGAGGCTTCAAAGCATGACTGCCGGCATAAAAAGCCTGAAACGCCTTACGACGATCTCTGGTCCCTGGATGATAAAGATACATTTAAATGCGATACTTGCGATCATCCCAGGAAGTTTCCAACTGAACCGGAAAAGGACCTGATGCTTTTCATAACTCAAAACAGTAAGGAACTGGAGGACTGGCAGAGGGATATCATGTCGGTAATCCGTCAGGAAATGCTCTACTTTTGGCCTCAGATGGAGACAAAAATAATGAATGAAGGTTGGGCGTCCTACTGGCACCTCAGGATTATGCGGGAAATTGAACTGGACGAGGCGGAAACAATCGAGTTAGCCAAGATGCACTCAGGCATCGTACAGACCTCCCGCACCCACCTCAACCCTTACACACTGGGCTTAAAAATTTTCGAGGACATTGAAAAACGGTGGGAAAACCCTACGGAGGAAGAAAAGGAAAAATATGGCCGTCCGGGTGGGGAAGGGAAACAGAAAATTTTTGAGGTGAGGGCAATGGAAAATGATATTTCCTTTCTCCGGAATTACCTCACCAAAGAATTGGTCGACGATCTGGACCTGTATTTATTTAAAAAAATGGGTTACGACTGGAAAATCAGCCAGAAGGAGTGGGAAAAGGTCAGGGACGGCCTGGTAATCAATCTTACCAATTGCAGTTTTCCACATATCGTGGTACAGGACGGTGACTTTAACAAGAAGGGTGAGCTCTACCTCAAGCACTACTTTGAGGGGGTTGAACTTGATGTTTTCTACCTGGAAAAGACCCTCCCTCACGTGTATACCCTGTGGGGTAAGACCGTTCACCTGGAAACACGCCTGGACAACAAGCCGGTGCTTTTTTCCTACAATGGTGAAAAGGGATCCAAAAAGTTTTTGTAG